The following proteins are encoded in a genomic region of Brachypodium distachyon strain Bd21 chromosome 1, Brachypodium_distachyon_v3.0, whole genome shotgun sequence:
- the LOC100844051 gene encoding ABC transporter G family member 4 produces MMANMATIITTTVAEADDAAGASTPNSSSSNNKVMYELAARDIYYAKPAASSSAVLLARRLLTMRPCGAAPAAPDYILRGVSLTARAGEILAVVGPSGAGKSTLLDILAARTAPTHGRLLLNAAPLRSSSFRRLSAHVPQADAALSLLTVAETFSFAASLLHSTASSSLAVASLLADLRLAHVAHTRVCASRLSGGERRRVSIGLALLRDPGVLLLDEPTSGLDSSSAFVVIGCLRAVAAARGTTVVLSIHQPSARLLSAVDSLILLSRGTVLHHGSLASLDAALLSHGLAVPPQLNPLEFALEVIDQIPHPSPSCPEQPRSTTQDLNNNLTKSSSDLSSYHHRKAAMAAPCSRAREFAVLYKRAWKVVYRSKQLLMTNFLEAVVVGTLLGSIYINAGYGEAGEHKRLGLFAFTLTFLLTSTTETLPTFVTERPIVLAETSAGLYRLSSHAAAATTVFLPYLLAVALLYSSCLYFLAGLCASPSAFAVFVLVVWAVVLTANSFVLFVSSFAPDYIAGMSLVSVSLAGFFLFSGYFLSRGSTPTYWVFMHYASPYKYALDAMLANEFSCAANRCFGVGGEDKCSQTGRDVLAARGLTPEERWTGLQVLFGFFLLYRVLYWAVLSRRASRAKR; encoded by the coding sequence ATGATGGCAAATATGGCAACCATAATCACTACAACCGTCGCCGAAGCTGACGATGCCGCCGGCGCGTCAACacccaacagcagcagcagcaacaacaaggtGATGTACGAGCTAGCCGCCCGGGACATCTACTACGCGAAGCCGGCAGCGTCGTCGTCAGCAGTACTACTCGCGCGTCGCCTCCTGACGATGCGGCCGTGCGGCGCCGCACCGGCGGCTCCCGACTACATCCTCCGGGGCGTATCGCTgacggcgcgcgcgggggagaTCCTGGCCGTCGTGGGCCCGAGCGGCGCGGGCAAGTCGACGCTGCTCGACATCCTGGCCGCGCGCACCGCGCCCACGCACGgtcgcctcctcctcaacGCGGCCCCgctccgctcctcctccttccgccGCCTCTCCGCCCACGTGCCCCAGGCAGACGCCGCGCTCTCGCTCCTCACCGTCGCCGAGACCTTCTCCTTCGCCGCCTCGCTGCTGCACAGTACGGCCTCGTCGTCTTTGGCCGTGGCTTCGCTGCTCGCGGATCTCCGGCTGGCGCACGTGGCCCACACGCGGGTCTGCGCCTCGCGGCTCTCCGGAGGGGAGCGGAGGCGGGTGTCCATCGGGCTCGCCCTGCTCCGTGACCCCGGGGTGCTGCTCCTCGACGAGCCCACGTCCGGGCTCGACTCCTCCTCGGCGTTCGTCGTCATCGGCTGCCTGCGCGCCGTGGCGGCTGCCAGGGGCACCACGGTGGTGCTGTCCATCCACCAGCCCAGCGCGCGCCTCCTCTCCGCCGTCGACTCCCTGATCCTCCTTTCCCGTGGCACCGTACTCCACCACGGCTCCCTCGCCTCCCTCGACGCCGCGCTCCTCTCCCACGGCCTCGCCGTCCCGCCTCAGCTCAACCCGTTAGAGTTCGCCCTCGAAGTCATCGACCAGATCCCCCACCCCTCACCCTCCTGCCCTGAACAACCCAGGTCCACTACTCAAGATCTTAATAATAATCTCACCAAGTCGTCATCCGATTTATCATCATACCACCACCGCAAagcggcaatggcggcgccGTGCTCGCGGGCACGCGAGTTCGCGGTTCTGTACAAGAGAGCATGGAAGGTGGTGTACCGGAGCAAGCAGCTGCTCATGACAAACTTCCTGGAGGCCGTGGTGGTGGGGACGCTGCTGGGGAGCATCTACATCAACGCCGGCTACGGCGAGGCCGGCGAGCACAAGCGGCTGGGGCTGTTTGCCTTCACGCTCACATTCCTGCTCACCTCCACCACGGAGACGCTGCCGACGTTCGTCACGGAGCGGCCCATCGTGCTCGCCGAGACGTCCGCGGGGCTCTACAGGCTCTCCtcccacgcggcggcggccactaCGGTGTTCCTCCCGTACCTCCTGGCGGTCGCCCTGCTCTACTCCTCCTGCCTCTACTTTCTCGCGGGCCTATGCGCGTCTCCGTCCGCCTTCGCGGTGTTCGTGCTCGTGGTGTGGGCCGTTGTGCTCACGGCCAATTCCTTCGTGCTCTTTGTCAGCTCCTTCGCGCCGGACTACATCGCCGGGATGTCGCTCGTGTCCGTGTCACTGGCGGgattcttcctcttctccggaTACTTCCTGTCCAGGGGGAGCACGCCAACGTACTGGGTGTTCATGCACTACGCCTCGCCGTACAAGTAcgcgctggacgccatgctcGCCAACGAGTTCTCCTGCGCCGCAAACCGGTGCTTCGGCGTTGGAGGAGAGGATAAGTGCTCGCAGACGGGGCGCGACGTGCTGGCGGCAAGGGGGCTCACACCCGAGGAGCGCTGGACCGGGTTGCAAGTGCTGttcggcttcttcctcctctaccGGGTGCTCTATTGGGCCGTGCTCAGCCGGAGAGCATCCAGGGCCAAGAGGTGA